Proteins found in one Candidatus Hinthialibacter antarcticus genomic segment:
- a CDS encoding CotH kinase family protein, with translation MLRTVMSCLLLCLLTYSAQSAIVINEIFYHGPDNTLEYIELYNAGDSTVDLSRWTLKDELDSHEFIVPSGSSLSRDTYFVIAKDEDVFQEKYGFRPDASGVGFNFSNSGDSVRLFDASGGLIEAVNYSDRAPWPESADGLGTSIERRNPALPAFLAASWAASTENGTPGEENSAYTEDLAPLVYEVDHTPKVPLPSEDVTVTARVYDADGELGEVNLYWGRDGSPYRPVEMLDDGAHGDGAAGDGVYGASFRGASLGSILGFYIQAEDDEGNETLLPEQGEEQPYLTVVENALNNETVSVLRFVMLPDVYQRFLSRYQTDDYFPATFYDGDEVYYNVHVRHRGRSRIRNGRFKIRFPHSQLYRGRIRRLNFNGTDSATILREYLSFQLYQEAGLPNMETELVRLHVNGEPGAGTPYRVAIENPDSQFLRQRLYFNNDDGNLYKTTLDGTPQNKATWRYVGDDPDLYRGCYLKQTNEEEDDYSDIIRFCKVLNEAEPWEPDYLARAESVINTDSFMRWMAVSACVAHWDSPYTDHGHNYVLYNNPSSEQFFVLAWDLNGSFIYNSNHNVLNYRKHYTHIRSTKFPTINKLLNHPVIGAKYYREIDNLLSYLFSSDVMNERIDKARDALKLGNGSVSFLRTYVNQRIGDLSEWINRDQGLAFLSKPNYQANAGQAYLYRIVAVDYQTSQQPDVSLVEAPDWLTLNPETGELSGTPPAAGEFEISIRADGKKGAIEQTFTLQVVDLRPRVLMNFNDDGARAADLSVFNNEGTLRGGATRGAGRLGQSLDITGQSDYLTIPHNESLDLSGAITVEAWIRAEPASVSNPVILTKGDANTFNYKLMLGYGPFNSHPWEPCFMPRPFDIVARAYYGEKEIESNLSPRKWVHIAGTFDSNRELVCVYHNNKRTVESAGRFVMEPNGNAIQIGLNGNQTYRGYIDDIKILPFAKQAFAAGLCLSRIDVSAISPAQERVRLSLSVLREDALDTADYCLYLTQADRWLQLPPDTLRPGNSVEFWLDDLGLEEPLGQQETFALYPASQWGTPGHEWVLDQASWGAAGPGVDDPGVCAGVWIDGRSVPLLEGESNTLSLTAFADNDDMDLDWQAAPQETTGPALSAVFINGGDVTTSDRDVELNIETSAPTSSLRMRISNAPFFDGDWTAFKQTANWQLPGEDGEHTVYVQLLNSSGQRSLVRKTTIELKQTAVEEWPVHLR, from the coding sequence ATGTTGCGAACCGTAATGTCCTGCCTACTATTGTGCCTACTCACTTATTCCGCGCAATCAGCCATTGTCATTAATGAGATTTTCTATCATGGGCCTGACAACACTCTCGAATATATCGAACTGTATAACGCAGGCGACTCGACGGTCGATCTTTCACGATGGACGTTGAAGGACGAACTCGACTCGCACGAATTTATCGTACCGTCTGGAAGTTCGCTTTCGCGCGACACGTATTTCGTCATCGCCAAAGATGAAGATGTGTTCCAGGAGAAGTATGGCTTTAGGCCGGACGCGAGCGGCGTTGGATTTAATTTTTCGAACTCCGGCGATAGCGTTCGCTTGTTTGACGCTTCGGGCGGTTTGATCGAAGCGGTCAATTATTCCGACCGCGCGCCCTGGCCGGAATCCGCCGACGGCCTGGGAACATCAATCGAACGGCGCAATCCAGCGTTACCGGCTTTTTTGGCTGCGTCGTGGGCTGCGTCAACAGAAAACGGAACGCCCGGCGAAGAAAATTCGGCCTACACCGAAGACCTCGCGCCGTTGGTGTACGAGGTTGACCACACGCCGAAGGTTCCACTGCCTAGCGAAGATGTAACCGTGACTGCGCGGGTGTATGACGCTGACGGCGAGCTGGGCGAGGTGAACCTGTATTGGGGGCGCGATGGTTCGCCTTATCGTCCCGTCGAGATGTTAGACGACGGCGCGCACGGCGACGGCGCGGCGGGCGACGGCGTCTATGGCGCAAGTTTTCGCGGCGCCAGTTTGGGCAGCATTTTGGGTTTCTATATTCAAGCCGAAGACGACGAAGGCAACGAGACCCTGTTACCTGAACAGGGCGAAGAACAACCCTATCTGACCGTGGTGGAAAATGCGTTGAACAACGAAACGGTTTCGGTCTTGCGGTTCGTTATGTTGCCGGATGTCTATCAGCGATTTTTAAGCCGCTACCAGACCGATGACTATTTCCCCGCGACGTTTTATGACGGCGATGAGGTTTACTATAACGTGCATGTGCGCCATCGCGGGCGCTCGCGCATTCGAAACGGGCGCTTTAAAATCCGCTTTCCGCATAGCCAGTTGTATCGGGGCCGGATTCGCCGGTTGAATTTTAACGGAACCGATTCCGCTACAATCTTGCGCGAGTATTTGAGTTTTCAACTCTATCAGGAAGCCGGGCTTCCAAACATGGAAACCGAACTGGTGCGGCTGCACGTCAACGGAGAACCCGGCGCCGGGACGCCGTACCGGGTGGCGATTGAGAACCCCGATTCGCAGTTCTTACGCCAGCGTTTGTACTTTAACAACGATGATGGCAATCTCTATAAAACCACCCTCGATGGGACGCCGCAAAACAAAGCCACCTGGCGGTATGTGGGCGACGACCCCGATTTGTATCGCGGCTGTTATCTTAAACAAACCAATGAAGAAGAAGACGACTACAGCGATATTATTCGTTTCTGCAAAGTGTTAAACGAAGCGGAACCGTGGGAGCCGGACTATCTGGCGCGCGCTGAGTCGGTCATCAATACAGACAGTTTTATGCGCTGGATGGCGGTATCGGCTTGCGTGGCGCATTGGGACTCGCCCTACACCGATCACGGACACAACTATGTCTTATACAACAACCCGTCCAGCGAACAGTTTTTTGTTCTCGCCTGGGACCTGAACGGCTCGTTCATTTATAACTCAAACCATAATGTCCTGAACTACCGCAAACATTACACCCATATCCGTTCGACCAAGTTTCCGACGATCAATAAGTTGCTAAACCACCCTGTCATTGGCGCGAAGTATTACCGCGAAATTGATAACCTGTTGAGCTACCTGTTCAGTTCTGATGTGATGAACGAGCGTATCGACAAAGCGCGCGACGCGCTGAAACTGGGCAACGGTTCGGTGTCGTTTTTACGCACTTACGTCAATCAGCGCATCGGCGACTTGTCGGAGTGGATCAACCGCGATCAGGGTTTGGCGTTTTTGTCGAAGCCCAACTATCAAGCCAACGCCGGACAAGCGTATCTCTACCGGATCGTCGCGGTCGATTATCAAACCAGCCAACAGCCAGACGTCTCGCTGGTGGAAGCGCCGGATTGGTTGACGTTGAACCCTGAAACGGGCGAGCTGAGCGGGACGCCGCCCGCCGCCGGCGAGTTTGAAATCAGCATTCGCGCCGACGGAAAAAAAGGCGCCATCGAACAGACGTTCACCCTGCAAGTGGTCGATCTCAGGCCGCGGGTGTTGATGAATTTTAATGATGATGGAGCGCGGGCGGCGGACCTGAGCGTGTTTAATAATGAAGGGACTTTGCGCGGCGGGGCCACACGCGGCGCCGGGCGGTTGGGACAATCGCTTGATATTACCGGGCAGTCGGATTATCTCACGATTCCGCACAACGAATCGCTTGATCTCTCCGGCGCAATTACCGTCGAGGCGTGGATTCGCGCAGAACCCGCCTCCGTTAGCAACCCGGTTATTCTGACCAAAGGCGACGCCAACACATTCAATTATAAATTGATGTTGGGCTATGGGCCGTTTAATTCTCATCCGTGGGAGCCGTGTTTTATGCCGCGTCCGTTTGATATTGTCGCGCGGGCGTATTATGGCGAGAAGGAAATCGAGTCAAATCTGTCGCCGCGAAAATGGGTGCACATCGCCGGGACGTTTGATTCGAATCGAGAACTGGTCTGCGTGTATCACAACAACAAACGCACTGTCGAAAGCGCTGGACGTTTTGTGATGGAACCCAATGGAAACGCGATTCAGATCGGCTTGAACGGCAACCAAACCTATCGTGGTTATATTGACGATATCAAGATTCTGCCGTTCGCGAAGCAGGCGTTCGCCGCAGGATTGTGTCTCTCGCGAATTGACGTGTCGGCGATCTCTCCCGCGCAAGAGCGAGTGAGGTTGTCGCTGTCGGTCCTGCGTGAGGACGCTCTCGATACGGCGGATTATTGTTTGTATCTAACACAGGCTGACCGCTGGTTGCAATTGCCGCCTGATACTTTACGCCCTGGAAATTCCGTCGAGTTTTGGCTGGATGATTTGGGGTTGGAGGAACCGCTCGGTCAACAAGAAACTTTCGCGCTCTATCCCGCCTCGCAATGGGGAACGCCGGGCCATGAGTGGGTGCTCGACCAGGCGTCGTGGGGCGCTGCGGGCCCTGGCGTCGACGACCCCGGCGTGTGCGCGGGGGTGTGGATAGACGGACGTTCTGTGCCATTGCTCGAAGGCGAATCAAATACGCTGTCGTTGACGGCGTTTGCTGACAACGATGATATGGACTTGGATTGGCAAGCCGCGCCGCAAGAAACCACAGGCCCTGCGTTAAGCGCGGTCTTCATCAATGGCGGCGACGTAACCACCAGTGACCGTGATGTGGAATTGAACATTGAAACCAGTGCGCCTACTTCGTCGCTGCGGATGCGTATTTCAAACGCTCCATTTTTCGATGGGGATTGGACCGCGTTTAAGCAAACCGCGAACTGGCAATTGCCGGGTGAAGATGGAGAGCATACGGTTTATGTGCAACTGTTGAATTCATCTGGGCAAAGGTCATTGGTTCGTAAGACGACAATTGAGTTAAAGCAGACGGCTGTGGAAGAATGGCCTGTCCATTTACGCTAG